GTCGGTCCTTTCCAAAATTGTTACCGCCCGCACCGATATTCTGGTTACTGCCCCGCTTGGGATGAGTGAGATACATCTGCTTGCGGGCTTTGTTTCTGTCACCTTGCTCCTCTCGCTAATTCCCGCAGCCGTAGTCCTGCGGCAACCCGTTGTACCCGGGCTGCGCGCCTGATTTGAAAGGATGAGAATATGCGTTATATCCTGGTAATTCTGATGATTTTGACGATGCCGTTTGGCGTTTGGGCCCAAGAGCACGACGCTCATTCTGATCACGTTTCAGAGCTCAAAGGATTTCGTGTTGTTCATGCATGGACCAGAGCAACCTCGGAAAAAACCGCGCTGATCTTTATGGAGCTTGAAAATGAAAGCTCTGAAACCATCGTCATTTCTGGCGGAGATAGTGAGATTGCCTCTTCTGGAAAGCTGGTCGGTTTCACATTGAAAAACGGTATGGATAGCTGGCAAGATATTTCAACCCTGCCCATACAAGCGCATAAAGAGCTTCATTTCGAACCGCATGGTGCCGCGCTTATGCTTGCCGGTCTGACAAAGCCGCTAAAAGAGGGCGAAATGTTCGAAATTCATCTCGATACGAGCCTTGGGGAACTGGAGGTTCATGTCGAAATTGAAAATGCGCAGGCGACCCACCATAGCCATGCCGGACACAACCATTGATGATGCCGCAATCAAAAATGTCCTCCCAACAGCAAGGGGTACTCCCCTTGCTCAACTTGGCATATTGCGCAACAAGACATTCCGCCAAGGATGAATCCATCCAATATTGGCCAAAAGCTCAATCCATTATTCAGGAAGGAATAAATGGGCCTGAGATGGGTCGAATGTGAGATTTATCATCTCACTTGGTGGCAGAACAATGTCCTCATCAAAGGAAGCGATCATCTTGCCCCCATCGCCTAACGCAAGTTCAACGACAGTCTCTGTTCCCAAGCGTTCTGATAATGTGACACTTCCATGCAGTTGCCCCAACGCATTGTTTGCACGCTTGAGGTATTGAGGCCGAATTCCTAATATCGCTTTGCCTCCTTTGGCAAAAGAACGACCTCTAGTCTTTACCCGAATTGGTTCTATGGAAGTATTCCCGACTGTCGCTGCTTCCGCGTCCAGTTCATGAATGTCAACGTCTATAAAATTCATTGATGGAGCACCAAGGAAGCCAGCAACAAACTTGTTGGCCGGCTCGTGGTAGAGCTCCATCGGAGCGCCGACCTGCATCACCTTGCCATCTTTCAACACAACGATTTTATCCGCCAATGTCATGGCTTCTACCTGATCGTGGGTCACATAGATCATTGTTGCATCAAGTTGATTATGAAGCTGGCCGATCTCCATGCGCATATCCATGCGCAAGGCGGCATCCAGATTGGATAGAGGTTCATCAAACAGGAAAACAGATGGTTTACGGGTGATGGCTCGTCCGATTGCTACGCGCTGACGTTGCCCGCCAGAAAGCTGACTCGGCCTGCGATCCAGAAGGTTTTCCATCTGTAAGATTCGCGCTGCCTCGGCCACCTTGCGCTCTTTTTCCTCTTTGGAGGCACCCGCGATGGTCAGCCCGAAAGCCATATTCTCTCTTACAGACATGTGCGGGAAAATGGCGTAACTCTGAAACACCATCGCAATCCCTCGCTCTTTGGGCTGCTCATCATTAACCACTTTACCGCCGATTTCGAGCGTGCCTGACGTGATGTCTTCAAGCCCGGCAATCATGCGTAGCAAGGTTGATTTGCCACATCCGGACGGACCGACAAAAACGACGAATTCACCATCTTCAATAGTGATGTCCACGCCCTTGATAACCTCGACATGCCCGAAGGATTTGTGAATGTCTTTAAGTACCACCTTTGCCATTACACACCCCCACCATTTTCTGCCAATTGCAAATAGCCCGCTTCATCGATTAACACCGGCTGCGGATCCCTGATTTCACCCACAAAATTTTCACGCCCATTGTCATCAAATCCCATGATGACAAGGCCCTTGTCTGTTTTCAAAATGCGAGCGGCATAGCGCCGACAAGGCATTCCCCCGTCAAAAAAGCCCGGAGCCAGTTCCCACGGCCCTCTCGGATCATCAGCAACAAGATAGTGATTGCCTGTAACCGGCTTCATTGCAGTTTCCTCGAGCCGCTGTTTTGACCAATGGATAGCGGAAGTGCAGAACAGACAGTACCAGCGTCCGTTCACCTCGAAGACCTCGGGAACCTCCAACTGGCCAAAACCTCCCACAAAGACCGGCGGCTGCAATGTCCAGTTATAGAGATCTGTGGACGTTGCAAAGCCGATTGCACCTGCGGCATTGGCTTCTTCGATGCCTGACCCTCGCGCAGTAAAGAACATCATCCAGCCATTGCCTTCAGGATCTGGCATGACCCACGGGTCACGCATCGCCCGATCATGCCAATGACCGATCATATGTTCGGTTTCATAATGCGCAGCCGCCTCGCCAACCAGATCAAGGCAAGGCGCGGAACTCACGCGTTGCCAGTTATGCATATCCGTAGAAGTGGCATGTCCGATCCGCTGATATAGCGCGTTTTCTGCTTTGCAGGCCCCCGTGTAGAAGAGATGCCAAAGCCCGTCCGGGCCCTGCAAAACTGATCCGGTCCAAGTGGTTTTATCATCAAAGGCAGGACCTTCCGAGGGCGCAAAGCAAGTGCCCAGATGGGTCCAGTTTACTAGGTCATCGCTGGTAGCGTGGCCTTGGGACACATTCATATGCCGCAAATCAGGATTCTTCAGGGACTTGTCTGCCTTGAGGAAATAGCCGTGCCAACAAGATCCATCATGAGCGTACCAGCTGTCCCAAATCCATTGCTCTTTGAGTGCGATTGCCATTTTGATTATCCTTTAACGCCGGTTGAAGCTATTGAGGCAATAAACGCCCTTTGCATGAGAAGATAGAAGACGAGCACCGGAACGGAAATCAGCGTCAGATAGGCCATGAGTTCACCCCATGCCACGTCAAGCTGGAAGAAATAGCCCAGCCCCACCATGATCGGCCTATGCGCTTCATCCTGCACCACAATCAGAGGCCAGAGATATTGCTCGTTATACATCTTGAGAGACTTCAGAATGGCTGCGGTTGCCAAAACGGGTCCGGACAGCGGCATGACAACCCGGCGGTAGATCGACATCCAGCTGGCCCCTTCAACACGAGCGGCTTCAATCAGCTCCCTTGGCAAATCCTTGAAATACTGTACAAACAGGAAAACCGTCAGCGCATCAACGATCCACGGAATGATCTGAACTCGGTAGGTATTGAGCCACCCCCATTCCATCCCTTCAAATCCAACCCATGGCAACCGAGAAACAATGAGTAGCAGAGGAACAGCAATGGTCTCGAAGGGGATGATCAGGGTGGCCAGAATAATTGAGAGCAAGATGTTGCGACCAGTCCAGTTCAGGAAGACGAATGAAAAGGCTGCGACTGAGCAAATTGCAATCGATACAATGACCGTAACGAACGTTACAAACATCGAATTCAGCATGAACTGACCAATAGGCGCCCTTCTGAAAGCAGCAAAATAGTTATCGAGACTAATATTACCAACTGGCAGGAACGCCTTGAAGGAACTGGTATCTGCCAGCAGCTGACTGTCAGGCTTCAAGGAAGAGACAACCATGAAGACCAGTGGAAACATAAATACCAATGCAACCACGGCCAAAACGAGATAGCGCGACAACAAACGCAAACCGCGATTTTGTTCAGAGACCAAAGCCATTATCGTCTCTCCCTCGTCAGATAGCGCTGCACCAGCGAGATAGACAGCACGATGAAGAACAGGATCACGGAGATAACCGACCCGCCAGAAATATCCTGCTTGCCATAGCCGCGTTGGACAGCTTGGAAAACAAGGGTTTGGGTAGAATCAAGCGGCCCGCCCTTTGTCATCACATCAATCTGTGAGAATAGGGCAAATGCCTGCATTGTAATAACAATCAAAACCAGAACGGCTGTGTTTCTGAGCCCCGGCCACGTAACATAACGGAAGGTCTGCCAGCGAGAGGAGCCCTCGATTGCGGCCACTTCATAAAGGGTAGCAGGAATGGTTTGCAGTCCCGAAAGCCAGATAACCATGTGAAACCCCATGGCTTGCCACGCGGACATCACGATGATCGACCCTAGCGCGGTGTCCTTGTTACCCAACCAGTCCACCGGAGCGAAAGCACCAAATGTGAGAGCTGAGAAAATATTGTTGAGCAATCCATCGTCTCCGTCATAGATAAATCGCCACAACAAGGATATCACCACAATCGATATGACCACCGGCATGAAATATATCGTCCGGAAGGCATTTATTCCGCGTAGCTTCTGGTTGATCAAAAGTGCCAATCCCAACGCCCCTCCCCCTTGCAGGGGAACGATGATCAGAACAAAAAGCATGGTATTGGCCAGAGCCTTCATGAAGACCACATCTCTGGCAACAACGACTTTTGCATTGTCTCCCGACTGCCAACGAAACCATTCGCGCATGCCTTTATACTGAGGAAAATCCGCGCTGCGGGTAATGGTACGGACCCTTGGATAAGAAACCTCGCCGTCACGATCATAAACAATCTGGTTGTTCGCATCGCGTTTGGGCTCAAGAGTAACAAGAGCCACTCCCAGCAGGTTCTTGTAATTCTGCAAGCCGACAAATTCCGTCGGATTGGGAGAGATCAACCGTTGATTGGTCAAGGAAAACCAAAAGGCGAAGAAAAACGGCAAGATAATAAAAATGACGAGAAGGAAAAAAGCGGGAAATGCAAACGCCCATCCTGCGCCATTTGATCGTGTCAGTTTCGAAGCCAATTAACCCTCCCGTTGGCTTTGAAAAAGCCCGCGCAAATGCGCGGGCCATCATCACAAATCAATGTCCATAGCCATTGTTTTTCTCAATGTCGGCGTTGATCTCATCAACGGCGGCATCAAGCGTGTCAGCAACATCGGCCCCATTGGCAAGGTCGGCCATAGCCTTTGTGAAAACCTTGGACTGGACGACATAGCCAGGAGTGACGGGACGAACGAGCGCTTGCGCATTGGACAATCCGTAGAATACGGCCAGCGGCCCGCCATCCTTGTAGTTTTTGGTCATCTGGGCTGCAGTCGCCGTTGAGGGAATAAGCCCGATACCATCTGAGAAGGCGGCCAGATATTTATCTTGCAGCGCGAATTCAATGAAGGCAGATGCGCCGTCAGGATGCTTGGACGAGGCAGCAACACCGAATTGCCAGGAACCGGCCCCGATCTTTGGTCCATTCCCGAAATCAGGTGCTGGCAGAAAGACCACATCGTCAACTTCTGCCATAGTGGCCACAGCACGCCAGTTGCCATTCCACTGGAAGGCGAAACTGCCATCAATGAAACCATTTTGCTGATCTGCCGGGCTCTCGCTGGTTCCTGCTGCATAACCTTGGGTAAACAGGCTCTGCCACCATTCACCAAAAGCAAGACCAGCCTCTCCGTTGAGAGCCCCTTCAGCGGTTTTGTAAGCTGAACGATCAACGATATCGCCGCCAAAACTCTGAAGGAATGGAGAATAGGCATATGGATACCATTCACCCTGATCATTCATGCCAAGATCCAAGGCATATTTATACTTGCCAGACTCCTTGGCCTTTTTCATGGCATCCATGAACTCGTCTTTTGTCCATGGCTTATCAAGTGTCGGAGTTCTCAAACCAAGCGCGTCAAGCGTGGATTTGCGTGCATATAGAGCAATCGCAGCATCCCACAAACCGATGGAATAGAGTTTTCCATCCCAGATCCCTTTGGTGCCCGGCAGGAATTTCTCGATTTTCGCTTCATCTATCTGCAGCGGTTGCATGTAACCTGACCATGCCCAGTTGGGCATCACAGGGCCATCAACATCAATAATGTCCGGCAGGTTTTTGGCAAGGGCTGCGGCGACGACGGAATCGTTGTAACTCGTTTGCGGGAAGCTCTCCAGAACCACGTTCCAGTCGCTCTGGCTGGCGTTAAAGTCTTTTACAATCTGATTGATGATCTTGCTTTCGACGTCATTGCCAGCACCGTGATACCACAAAGAAAGATCGGTCTGAGCATAAGCTGCCCCGGACAGCAGCGTCGAGGCACATAGAAATGCAAGTGTTGCTTTCGTCAGTTTCATTTGATATTCCTCCCAATGATTTTAGTTACTTGCGAGCTTCGGAGCGACCACCGAATCCCGCCAACAAACGGGCCCTTGCAAGAGCCCGGGACTTTCAGGAACTTCCTCTTGACCTGAAATCAATTTGAACAAATGCTCCGCAGCCACCTGCCCGAGCTTGAAATACGGCAGCTCAACGGTGGTCAGCGGTGGAAAAAGTGTTTCGGCAATCACGCGGTAATTGTCATATCCGGCAACGGAAATATCGTCAGGAATCTGAACCCCACGCGAACGCAGAATGCCATAGAGGCGCAGAGCCATTTCATCATTACCGCAGCAAATGACAGTGGGGGGCTGATCAAGAGATAGCAGGTGTTCAACAGTTTGCACGAGCAACTGGCTATCCTTTTGCCCTTCCCTATAGCCCATCATGACAAGATTTTCATCGTAATGGATGTTCGCCTCAGCGAGAGCGTCCAGATAACCCTTTGTGCGCAGCCCCGTTGCGACCAATGCATTATCCAACGTCAGGTATCCGATCCTGCGATGTCCGTTTTCAATTAGCTTTGCAACCAACTCTTTTTGCCCAGTGCGGTCGTCTGGTAGAACTGAGGGATGGCCAATCTCATCAAAACAGTTGGCTAAAACGATGGGGCATTCTTGGGGAATTGGCGGCAACTCGACCTTCTTGTGGTGATCGGCTACATAAATGAGTCCCTCTACGCGATGCTGCAAAAACGTTCTAATGAGCTGTGGCACTCGTCCAACAACGCTGTTGGTGTCGGCAATCATTAGCGTTTTGCCGCTTTCAACCATCATCTGCTGGATGCCCTGTACGATGAATAAGTCCGGCAGCCCTTCTGGCTCGGTTGGCTCCAAACCATGAGAAATTGCACCTGTGATCAATCCGATCAAACCGGATTTATTGGACCGCATCATCCTCGCTGCGTTGGATGGAACATATCCCAACGCATTAATAGCAGCCTCTATAGCATCTCGTGTTTGTTGCCTTACTGGCGCATCACCATTCAGCACTCGCGATACTGTCTTGGGCGATACGCCCGCTTCTTTGGCTACATCGTAAATCGTCGCCATGCTTCCTCCGAAATAGGCACCGATGTAAATGACACCGATGTCATGTCATCGATGTCATACCATTTCAGATCTGGCACTGTCAATCTGAGGAAATCTAGTCAAAAGTCTAATAGAGGTTGCAGGACGAGCGCCTTTGAATGCAATGAAGCAATTTGAAGACCGGATGGAAGCCCCTTTTCAACTGCTCAAAGACGAGGTTTATAGCGGTGGATTGTGGAGCGGACGGGTGTCTTCAGACCATCACGGAAACAGGTTGTAGCTGTCCCATTCATCCCGTGGCACGATTTCGCCTTTGGTGAAACGGAAGGCTTCGACGGTAAGATGATCTGGGCTGGTTGTGCATTCGAATTGCAAACGATACCACTTGCCTCCCCGCCGATAAGCCGCACCCTTGGCGATGATTTTGTGATCTCCATATTTCAACGGCTCGAAAGCATAGGGAAGCACGCGCTCGGCATCCAGCTTTTCAAGGGTTTCCATATCGCAACGCTGAACGAGCTGTTCATCCGGCATCATTTCTTCGATTGTTGCCACCGCTTTGCCACTCAAAGAGGCCGCATTTGCGCTTGTGGCTGCCAGAGACAGGAGCAGACCGATAGGAAGGAGAAGTTTTTTTGCCATGGTCGGGCTATAACAGCCCTAGCTATTTCTAAAAATTAGAAATAAAATAAGCCTTCCTTCTCAAATTCAGAAATCTCTATGGATATCCATCAACTCCGCCTCTTTCTTGCCATTTACGAAAAGGGCAGCCTGTCGGCCGCAGCTGACAGTTGTCGCATTGCCGTGTCTGCGGTCAGTCAGCATATGGCCAATCTGGAAACAGAAATGGGCACGCCCCTGTTTGCGCGCATGCCCAGAGGCATGAAACCAACGGCGGCGGGACATCGTCTGGCTACGCATGCCCGCACCGTGCTTGAGGCGGTTGCTGCGGCCAAGCAAGACATTCGCAGCCTGTCCGGAGAGGTCGAGGGTAAGGTATCCGTTGGCATGGCGAACAGCGTTATCAGCGTCATCGGCGGCGCATTCCTCAAAGAGATGCGAGATGACTATCCCCTCGTGCAAATCTCTCTGGAGGCTGGGGTTTTGAGCGATCATGTAGCCCAACAGTTGAAGCGGAAGATGGACATTGCTCTGGTTTTCAATCCTGCGCCTGACGCAGAGATGGCGTGCACCCCCATTTTGCAGGAGCAGCTATTCTGCATCGGAGATTCCCGATTTCTGGGGACTGAAGATAAACCGATCGCACTGGAAGAGATATTGGCCCTTCCCCTCATCTTGCCGCATCAGGGCGAAACCATGCGCGCCCTCGTCGGACAATCCAAACTGCTTCGCCGGCTCGAGCGGGACGCTCCCTATCAGCTCAATTCGGTGCAAGGCATCAGGGAAGCGCTCTTCGCTGGCTTGGGTGTAACCATCGCATCACCGCAGCTCATCGCACATGACCGCCGTGCAGAAGGAACCCGGATGCGGCGGATCACCTCTCCTGCGCTGTCCCGAACGCTCTGTATCTGTGAAGACAAAACCCGCCCTTCAACGGCGGCGAGAGAGGCTTGTCGAGCCATGTTGCACACTCTGTTAGACAGATATCGGGGAAGCGAAAGCTGGCCCAACAGTGGAAAAATCGACCATTGACCGATCAAGCTCTGCGCCACTTTTCTGAAAGACAAATATCCTTCGAAGCGTATCACTACCCATTCTTCATATTTGTTACAGCTTGCCGGTATTGTGATGCTCTCAGCTTAAAACCCCGCGCAAGTCACATACAAGATGGAACTCATTGAGTTGATGAATGATTTCCCGCTCGTGATAGCTAAACGCCTCGTATTTCACTCACAGCTCATTGCGTATGGAGTGGAATTGTTTCCAACGCTGCCTTATGACGCGAAAACCGAGTGCTAAACGGGGCAAAGCTGCTTTTGCTTTTGGAAACAGAAGTTCCTCACAACAGCTCAGAAAGCCAGCAATTTTGCAGGGGAAACAAAGGGAAAATGGCGGAGAGGAAGGGAAACGATAAAGTCAAATTATTATTCAATATTTTCAAATAGTTAGATATAATTTATCAAATCAATTTGGGGCGCTTTTGGGGTCATAATTTGGGGTGAATAAATTCCATTCCCTTCATCAGCATCGATAGGACGAAAAAAAAATGCCCGAAGCAAATGCACCGGGCATGTTTTTAATGTTTTTAGGATTCCGAACAATTAGGCAAAATATGACGGAGGCTCATCTCCTGCATATACATCTATCGTATCTCCAACAACAAAGGCCCCTCCCTTGCCATCATCGAACGCAACAACAACGCCTGGATAGTCACCTTTCATATGAAGGACTTCAACGCCAGACGGTGCAAAACTGGCTTCTTTCACTTCAACCCCTTTTCTTTCAGCTTTGAAGTCTCCGTATTGTTTTGAGTTCATGTGATGAATTGTCATTTTAGTTCCTTTATGTTTTACCGCTCGCAACAGTCCGGCCAAATACCGAGATTATCGCCAAGCGCTTCAATGATCCGGGTGCGGAACATGCCTGTTTCGATAGGGTCGGCGTCTGGGCCTTCCCCTGCGAGCATGAGACTTTCAATCTCGGAAACAATTGCCTCATGCTTCGCTGTCTCTATGTAAATTTCATTCATTGTATCGAATTTCCTCAGTAAATATTTTGTATTTGTTTCCTAAACATGAGTCACAAAGACAAACAAAACAACTACTTTTAGACACAAATCACAGAAATTACACCCTTAGATAAGTAATCATTTACTTATTATGCAGCTTCTTCTTCCGATGACTTCAGCGTTTCTTCATATTCTGCATTAATATCGTCAATCTGTTCGTCTGAAGATTCGATCTCGTAAGCACATTGACAAATGGTTTCTAGGTGCCGAACAGTTTTTTCCATTTTTTTGATCATTGCGATATCTTCGAGCGTTTCGTCTCGACCGCTTGATTTTAGTTCTTCCTTATATTCCTTTAGGTTGTCACTTGCACAACCTGCCAAATACCCTAATCCATCATATAGACCATCTGCCTGTGCAATTAATGCCTGTAGTTCCATTTTCATTTCTTCGTTCATTTGTCTTTTCCTTCTGTTTTACTTGTTTGCTATCGCTTTGTTGAACTGGCTATGCGTGCGTTGGGTTTCAAGAGGCAATCGACAAATTATTTTTAAAATCAATTACTTAGTGAATTTTGAACGCACTTATCCCGTGCC
This window of the uncultured Cohaesibacter sp. genome carries:
- a CDS encoding copper chaperone PCu(A)C, which translates into the protein MRYILVILMILTMPFGVWAQEHDAHSDHVSELKGFRVVHAWTRATSEKTALIFMELENESSETIVISGGDSEIASSGKLVGFTLKNGMDSWQDISTLPIQAHKELHFEPHGAALMLAGLTKPLKEGEMFEIHLDTSLGELEVHVEIENAQATHHSHAGHNH
- a CDS encoding DUF930 domain-containing protein, which produces MAKKLLLPIGLLLSLAATSANAASLSGKAVATIEEMMPDEQLVQRCDMETLEKLDAERVLPYAFEPLKYGDHKIIAKGAAYRRGGKWYRLQFECTTSPDHLTVEAFRFTKGEIVPRDEWDSYNLFP
- a CDS encoding extracellular solute-binding protein, producing MKLTKATLAFLCASTLLSGAAYAQTDLSLWYHGAGNDVESKIINQIVKDFNASQSDWNVVLESFPQTSYNDSVVAAALAKNLPDIIDVDGPVMPNWAWSGYMQPLQIDEAKIEKFLPGTKGIWDGKLYSIGLWDAAIALYARKSTLDALGLRTPTLDKPWTKDEFMDAMKKAKESGKYKYALDLGMNDQGEWYPYAYSPFLQSFGGDIVDRSAYKTAEGALNGEAGLAFGEWWQSLFTQGYAAGTSESPADQQNGFIDGSFAFQWNGNWRAVATMAEVDDVVFLPAPDFGNGPKIGAGSWQFGVAASSKHPDGASAFIEFALQDKYLAAFSDGIGLIPSTATAAQMTKNYKDGGPLAVFYGLSNAQALVRPVTPGYVVQSKVFTKAMADLANGADVADTLDAAVDEINADIEKNNGYGH
- a CDS encoding carbohydrate ABC transporter permease, with the translated sequence MALVSEQNRGLRLLSRYLVLAVVALVFMFPLVFMVVSSLKPDSQLLADTSSFKAFLPVGNISLDNYFAAFRRAPIGQFMLNSMFVTFVTVIVSIAICSVAAFSFVFLNWTGRNILLSIILATLIIPFETIAVPLLLIVSRLPWVGFEGMEWGWLNTYRVQIIPWIVDALTVFLFVQYFKDLPRELIEAARVEGASWMSIYRRVVMPLSGPVLATAAILKSLKMYNEQYLWPLIVVQDEAHRPIMVGLGYFFQLDVAWGELMAYLTLISVPVLVFYLLMQRAFIASIASTGVKG
- a CDS encoding LacI family DNA-binding transcriptional regulator: MATIYDVAKEAGVSPKTVSRVLNGDAPVRQQTRDAIEAAINALGYVPSNAARMMRSNKSGLIGLITGAISHGLEPTEPEGLPDLFIVQGIQQMMVESGKTLMIADTNSVVGRVPQLIRTFLQHRVEGLIYVADHHKKVELPPIPQECPIVLANCFDEIGHPSVLPDDRTGQKELVAKLIENGHRRIGYLTLDNALVATGLRTKGYLDALAEANIHYDENLVMMGYREGQKDSQLLVQTVEHLLSLDQPPTVICCGNDEMALRLYGILRSRGVQIPDDISVAGYDNYRVIAETLFPPLTTVELPYFKLGQVAAEHLFKLISGQEEVPESPGLLQGPVCWRDSVVAPKLASN
- the ugpC gene encoding sn-glycerol-3-phosphate ABC transporter ATP-binding protein UgpC; translated protein: MAKVVLKDIHKSFGHVEVIKGVDITIEDGEFVVFVGPSGCGKSTLLRMIAGLEDITSGTLEIGGKVVNDEQPKERGIAMVFQSYAIFPHMSVRENMAFGLTIAGASKEEKERKVAEAARILQMENLLDRRPSQLSGGQRQRVAIGRAITRKPSVFLFDEPLSNLDAALRMDMRMEIGQLHNQLDATMIYVTHDQVEAMTLADKIVVLKDGKVMQVGAPMELYHEPANKFVAGFLGAPSMNFIDVDIHELDAEAATVGNTSIEPIRVKTRGRSFAKGGKAILGIRPQYLKRANNALGQLHGSVTLSERLGTETVVELALGDGGKMIASFDEDIVLPPSEMINLTFDPSQAHLFLPE
- a CDS encoding sugar ABC transporter permease, translated to MASKLTRSNGAGWAFAFPAFFLLVIFIILPFFFAFWFSLTNQRLISPNPTEFVGLQNYKNLLGVALVTLEPKRDANNQIVYDRDGEVSYPRVRTITRSADFPQYKGMREWFRWQSGDNAKVVVARDVVFMKALANTMLFVLIIVPLQGGGALGLALLINQKLRGINAFRTIYFMPVVISIVVISLLWRFIYDGDDGLLNNIFSALTFGAFAPVDWLGNKDTALGSIIVMSAWQAMGFHMVIWLSGLQTIPATLYEVAAIEGSSRWQTFRYVTWPGLRNTAVLVLIVITMQAFALFSQIDVMTKGGPLDSTQTLVFQAVQRGYGKQDISGGSVISVILFFIVLSISLVQRYLTRERR
- a CDS encoding LysR substrate-binding domain-containing protein; the protein is MDIHQLRLFLAIYEKGSLSAAADSCRIAVSAVSQHMANLETEMGTPLFARMPRGMKPTAAGHRLATHARTVLEAVAAAKQDIRSLSGEVEGKVSVGMANSVISVIGGAFLKEMRDDYPLVQISLEAGVLSDHVAQQLKRKMDIALVFNPAPDAEMACTPILQEQLFCIGDSRFLGTEDKPIALEEILALPLILPHQGETMRALVGQSKLLRRLERDAPYQLNSVQGIREALFAGLGVTIASPQLIAHDRRAEGTRMRRITSPALSRTLCICEDKTRPSTAAREACRAMLHTLLDRYRGSESWPNSGKIDH